The following proteins are encoded in a genomic region of Magallana gigas chromosome 1, xbMagGiga1.1, whole genome shotgun sequence:
- the LOC136272959 gene encoding uncharacterized protein isoform X1, translating to MTQTSHIMDTASSQYITASFSFRLHQCSKCPGDTAYYCVSCPCDLCPQCKENHVKDLQTIDHDVVSHRDKINYIPTQEICVRHPSHVYTKYCEPCQVPVCYHCRKHRTHRQLDVKTAYKTKRQQHRGTIHTIRSEALFYRPVLLTGIKADVKTCHTEFSPLQSEMLTKAQTLKNLIDKVVYDLLNNVLCYFDFKHRCKKQKIKMIRHIVRLRRYEHRYVQPAFTFSALQFLSFTKTALPQIHLTLHTSQLSMTESLNKEDVMESLSAIQITERGNRRVGNQCLLKLTSGAELHQSLTLTGVDRCLHISCVTSDRVWVSDPTYIIILTDTTGVPLHRVEDSCRDLYGLHTVNSESELIYIDEDYNINKLSKDMKRSTTFIVRTDSTWEPGCVYWSPSTGDLLVGMWNYDTYTGKVTRYSRSGQLTHTIQHDNTGRDLYSKPNYITENNNGDVVVSGSDAVVVTERGGRYRFSYTGPPSGSGLWPCGICTDALSHILVCDVRHKTVQMLNKDGQFLSHLLTKSQEMVLPWSLSYDVNTHRLWVGSLYNNKVCVYRYITRQDALTDEHRPPPDGDTRYRTHRHNTTHQLNENEHTSRPDEDAMSSSTPAI from the exons ATGACCCAGACCTCCCACATCATGGACACAGCAAGCTCCCAATACATCACAGCAAGCTTCTCATTTAGACTACATCAATGTTCTAAGTGTCCGGGGGACACAGCGTACTattgtgtatcgtgtccatgtgatctgtgtccccagtgtaaagagaaccatgtaaaagatctccaaacaatagaccatgatgttgtgtcacaccgtgataaaatcaactacatcccaacacaagagatctgtgtgagacatccTAGCCATGTTTATACAAAGTACTGTGAACCCTGTCAAGTTCCTGTGTGTTACCACTGCAGAAAACATAGAACTCACAGACAACTTGATGTTAAAACAGCCTATAAAACAAagcgacaacaacacagaggaaccattcacaccatcagaagtgaggctctcttttacagacctgttctcctgACAGGAATCAAAGCTGATGTCAAAACCTGTCACACAGAATTCTCCCCCCttcaatcagagatgttaacaaaggcccagACACTGAAGAATCTCATTGACAAAGTGGTATATGATCTATTGAACAATGTGTTATgttactttgatttcaaacacagatgtaaaaaacaaaagataaaaatgatcaGACATATTGTCAGACTAAGGAGATATGAACACAGATATGTACAGCCAGCATTCACATTCAGTGCGCTACAATTCCTCTCCTTCACAAAGACAGCCCTCCCCCAGATACATCttacactccacaccagccagctctccatgactgagtcactcaacaaggaggatgtgatggagtcactgagtgcaatccaaatcacagagagaggaaaccgacgcgtaggaaaccagtgtctgctgaaactgacgtctggtgctgagctccatcaatctctcacacTGACAGGTGTTGATCGTTGTttacacatttcctgtgtgacatcagaccgggtctgggtcagtgatccTACATACATTATCatcttgacagacacaacaggtgtccctctacatcgtgtggaggattcatgTCGTGATTTATatggattacacacagtgaacagtgagagtgaactgatttatatagatgaggattataacatcaacaaactgtcaaaggatatgaaaagaAGCACCACATTTATTGTgagaacagactctacatgggAACCagggtgtgtgtactggtccccgtccactggggatctactggtcgggatgtgGAACTATGATACATacacaggcaaggtaacccggtacagccggagtggacaactcacacaCACCATACAGCATGACAACACAGGACGGGACCTGTATAGTAAACctaactatataacagagaacaacaatggggatgtcgtggtgtctgggTCTgatgctgtagtggtgacagagcgtggaggaagataTCGTTTCTCATACACAGGACctccatcaggatcaggactaTGGCCatgtggaatctgtactgacgcgctgtcacacatcttGGTGTGTGATGTTAGACAcaaaacagtacagatgttaaataaggacggtcagttcctctCACATCTACTGACAAAATCACAAGAGATGGTTTTACCAtggagcctgagttatgatgtcaacactcaccgtctctgggttgGGTCACTGTACAACAACAaggtgtgtgtctacaggtatatcacccgacaggacgctctgacag ATGAACACAGACCCCCTCCTGATGGGGACACCCGATACAGGACACATCGTCACAACACAACTCATCAACTAAACGAAA atgaacacacATCCCGTCCTGATGAGGACGCCATGTCCAGCTCAACACCAGCCATATAA
- the LOC136272959 gene encoding uncharacterized protein isoform X2 — MTQTSHIMDTASSQYITASFSFRLHQCSKCPGDTAYYCVSCPCDLCPQCKENHVKDLQTIDHDVVSHRDKINYIPTQEICVRHPSHVYTKYCEPCQVPVCYHCRKHRTHRQLDVKTAYKTKRQQHRGTIHTIRSEALFYRPVLLTGIKADVKTCHTEFSPLQSEMLTKAQTLKNLIDKVVYDLLNNVLCYFDFKHRCKKQKIKMIRHIVRLRRYEHRYVQPAFTFSALQFLSFTKTALPQIHLTLHTSQLSMTESLNKEDVMESLSAIQITERGNRRVGNQCLLKLTSGAELHQSLTLTGVDRCLHISCVTSDRVWVSDPTYIIILTDTTGVPLHRVEDSCRDLYGLHTVNSESELIYIDEDYNINKLSKDMKRSTTFIVRTDSTWEPGCVYWSPSTGDLLVGMWNYDTYTGKVTRYSRSGQLTHTIQHDNTGRDLYSKPNYITENNNGDVVVSGSDAVVVTERGGRYRFSYTGPPSGSGLWPCGICTDALSHILVCDVRHKTVQMLNKDGQFLSHLLTKSQEMVLPWSLSYDVNTHRLWVGSLYNNKVCVYRYITRQDALTDEHTSRPDEDAMSSSTPAI; from the exons ATGACCCAGACCTCCCACATCATGGACACAGCAAGCTCCCAATACATCACAGCAAGCTTCTCATTTAGACTACATCAATGTTCTAAGTGTCCGGGGGACACAGCGTACTattgtgtatcgtgtccatgtgatctgtgtccccagtgtaaagagaaccatgtaaaagatctccaaacaatagaccatgatgttgtgtcacaccgtgataaaatcaactacatcccaacacaagagatctgtgtgagacatccTAGCCATGTTTATACAAAGTACTGTGAACCCTGTCAAGTTCCTGTGTGTTACCACTGCAGAAAACATAGAACTCACAGACAACTTGATGTTAAAACAGCCTATAAAACAAagcgacaacaacacagaggaaccattcacaccatcagaagtgaggctctcttttacagacctgttctcctgACAGGAATCAAAGCTGATGTCAAAACCTGTCACACAGAATTCTCCCCCCttcaatcagagatgttaacaaaggcccagACACTGAAGAATCTCATTGACAAAGTGGTATATGATCTATTGAACAATGTGTTATgttactttgatttcaaacacagatgtaaaaaacaaaagataaaaatgatcaGACATATTGTCAGACTAAGGAGATATGAACACAGATATGTACAGCCAGCATTCACATTCAGTGCGCTACAATTCCTCTCCTTCACAAAGACAGCCCTCCCCCAGATACATCttacactccacaccagccagctctccatgactgagtcactcaacaaggaggatgtgatggagtcactgagtgcaatccaaatcacagagagaggaaaccgacgcgtaggaaaccagtgtctgctgaaactgacgtctggtgctgagctccatcaatctctcacacTGACAGGTGTTGATCGTTGTttacacatttcctgtgtgacatcagaccgggtctgggtcagtgatccTACATACATTATCatcttgacagacacaacaggtgtccctctacatcgtgtggaggattcatgTCGTGATTTATatggattacacacagtgaacagtgagagtgaactgatttatatagatgaggattataacatcaacaaactgtcaaaggatatgaaaagaAGCACCACATTTATTGTgagaacagactctacatgggAACCagggtgtgtgtactggtccccgtccactggggatctactggtcgggatgtgGAACTATGATACATacacaggcaaggtaacccggtacagccggagtggacaactcacacaCACCATACAGCATGACAACACAGGACGGGACCTGTATAGTAAACctaactatataacagagaacaacaatggggatgtcgtggtgtctgggTCTgatgctgtagtggtgacagagcgtggaggaagataTCGTTTCTCATACACAGGACctccatcaggatcaggactaTGGCCatgtggaatctgtactgacgcgctgtcacacatcttGGTGTGTGATGTTAGACAcaaaacagtacagatgttaaataaggacggtcagttcctctCACATCTACTGACAAAATCACAAGAGATGGTTTTACCAtggagcctgagttatgatgtcaacactcaccgtctctgggttgGGTCACTGTACAACAACAaggtgtgtgtctacaggtatatcacccgacaggacgctctgacag atgaacacacATCCCGTCCTGATGAGGACGCCATGTCCAGCTCAACACCAGCCATATAA